TAACTAGAGATTTGGACAAGGAAACTCTTAACACATCCCTTCCCAAAGTGGGGTAAGCAACCGGAACTCGGGGGCTTGGAGTAACCCAAGGAATGCAAATCCCACCTTCAATGGCAGAAACAATCGAGGGAACTTCAACCGGGGAACCTCATCAAGGGCAACAAGCTATGCGGAGGGCAATACTTCCGGGAATAGGCCAACTCAATTGGCTAACACGGTCCAAGGAGGCCCCAAgactagtggcaagctctttgccatggacAAGAGAAGTGACGAGGAAGACGCCCACGTTGtatccggtacatttcttgttaactcTCACCCATGCTTTATTTTATTTGACTCGGGGGCCACACATTCCTTCGTGTCTAGGAGCTGTGTACCGACCTTAAGATTAAGAGAGGGCGAACTAGCCAAGGATGACGTGACcttaccttcgggggagtctatTACATGTTTTAAGGATTTACAAAGAAGTACCCGTCTTAATTCATAAAACAAATTTCCCGGTAGATCTTTTAGAATTTTCTTTGGAGGGGTTTGAGATAATTCTAGGCTTGGATTGGTTAAGTTGACACAAAGCCAACATAGATTGCTACGAAAATAAGATTTCTTTGAAAGGACCTaagggtactagggtgtcatacaAAGGTTACCTAGTTAAGCCTAAGGTAAAACTAGTTTCGGTGATGACCCTAAAGCCTTGCCTAAAGAAGAAGTACCCAATGATCTTATGCCACGTGTGGGATACTAGTGTTGAGAGGCCTCAATCTAGGGATATACCGGTGGTGGGGGAATTTGAGGATGTATTTCCAGAGGAATTGCCCGGATTACCTCCACCGAGAGAAGTGGAGTTCAGAGTAGACTTGAAACCGGGTGCGGGACCGatttctaaggccccgtaccggatGAATCCAAAGGAGCTAGAGGAATTGAAGAAACAACTTTGGGaattggtggacaagggttacaTTAGACTGAGTGTTTCACCATGGGGAGAACCGATTCAatttgtaaagaagaaggatggaacgttgagattgtgcattgattatagggaGTTGAACAATGTTACCGTCAAAAACAAATaccctctaccaaggattgatgacttgtttgaccaacttagtggagccgaagtgttttcaaagattgacctACGTTCGGGCTATCACCAATTGAAGATCAAAGATGAGGACATCCCAAAGACCACTATTAGATCAAGATATGGAAATTATGAGTTTGTGGTAATGTCGTTTGGACTAACAAGTGCACCGGCcgctttcatggatcttatgaatagAGTGTTTAGTCCATAcatggacaagttcgtggtggtattcatagacgatatcttggtctactccaagaccaaagaagagcatgaggagcacctaAGGATAGTATTGCAACCTTGAGGGAGCACCAATTTTATGCAAAGCTtagtaagtgtgagttttggctagagaaagtggctttctTTGGCCATATCATACCAAAAGAAGGCGTTGTCGTGGATCCCACCAAGATTGAGGTCGTGTCTAGGTGGGTAGCACCCAAGAATGTGGCGGAGGTTAGAAGCATCTTAGGTCTAGCCGGGTACCatcgtcggtttgtgaaagacttcttTAAGATCGCAAGACCTTTGACATCGCTAATGTAGAAGGAAAGCCATTTCAAGTGGGACGGGAGTTGTGAGACGGCCTTCTTAACTCTAAAGGAGCACATAACCACGGCCCCGGTTTTAGCCTTGCCGGAAGGAAGTGAGAATTTGAAGTTTACACCGATGCATCAAAGAATGGCTTAGGGTGCGTACTTATGCAAGATGGTAGGGTCATAGCCTATGCATCAAGACAATTGAAGACTCATGAGGACAATTACCTGACTCACGACTTAGATCATTAGGAGCCATTGTTTTGGAATTGAAGATTTAGAGGCATTACTTGTATGgaacaacctttaaggtgttttccgatCACAAAAGTTTGAAGTACATCTAGACCCAAAAGGAGTTGAATGTGAGGCAAATGAGATGGATTGAGCTAATTGGGGACTATGATATGGAAATACtctatcatgaagggaaggctaacgTGGTGGCcaatgccttgagtaggaagtcgGTGCACTCCTTGTGTACCGCCTTGTCCATGGTAAGATTAAAGAAAGAAGTAAGGAAATGGGCATTCATATGATAAGGAAGGGGGAATCAATTGGATACTTAACTCTAGAACCCGAGTTGTATGAGGAAATTCGGGAAAGAGAAGCAAGTGATGTGAAGATCCAAGAATGGAAAGGATTATTAGACAAAGGGGAGCCTTCTAGGTTTGAGTTATATATGGATGGGAGCCTTAGATTCAAAGGGAGATGGTGCATGCCAAGTGATGAAGAACTTAAGAAGAAGATAATGAATGAAGCTCATaatacaccatactcggtacacctgggtggtgacaagctatataaagaCCTCAAGAAGCCCTTTTGGTGACAAAATATGAAGAAGGAAGTGGCGGAATTTGTGGCAAGGTGTATGACTTGCCAAAGAGTAAAGAGGGAGCACAAGAGACCGCAAGGAAAGGTGCAACCTTTGGATGTGTCGGAATGGAAATGGTAGTcaatctccatggactttatagTGCGCTTACCAAGGACTCAAAAGggaacaatatgatttgggttatcGTGGATAGactaaccaagtcggctcacttcattccaatgaaggatacttggagcaAGGTAGAATTAGCTAATGCATATTGCAAGTATGTGTTCAAGCTTCATGGGTTCCCGAAGGACATTGTTTCAGATCGAGATTCGCGGCTCATCACAAGGTTTGGCAAGAGTATAACAACCCAacccaccaccgtcgtaacacaaccctaATTTGTTGGGATTTGTACCTTTGggccattatttgtcctcacttaagcccaaaagcacaaggccttgttagtAAGTGGTGAGTGGAATCCTTTATATCACAAGCTACTCAATttcccaatgtgggacaaatctcctctcaaactcttggggtgttacaaactcccccactcaaagaacacaacgtcctcgttgtgcctgcAGCCAAGCCCAGGGTCCTCCCCTGCGAGGTGGGTGACCCGAGTACTCCTGGccacaggctcaccacacggACGCAGGCTCACCCCACTCAAATGAGCACGGCCTTCCATCCCGCGATGGACGGAAAAACGGAAAGGACAATTCAAACGTTGGAGGACATGTGAGGGCTTTTGTTCTAGAATTTGGAGGTTCATGGGAAGAAAGGTTACACTTGATCGAATTTTactacaacaatagttatcatgctagcATTGGTATGGccccatttgaggctttatataggaggaaatgccgaagtccgatATGTTGGGACGATAGCACCGAAGCCGTGATATTAGGGCCTCAAATGATCCAAGACATGGTTGATCAAGTCCGTCTAATCCGTGAGAAGATTAGAGCCgcacaagataggcaaaagagctacgccgacttgagGAGGAGTGACATAGAATTTGCGGTAGGAGACAAGGTACTACTCAAGGTTTCCCCCATGAGAAGAGTCATGAGATTTGGAAAAAGGGGCAAGATGTGCCAAAAGTTCATTGGCTCCTATGAAATCTTCGATAGAGTCGGGGAAGTCGCTTATCTCTTAACACTTCCATCAGCCTTGGACCGAGTTCACAATGTATTCCATGTGTCTCAATTGCGCAAGTACATAAGTGATCACTATCACGTGCTTGAAGCGGAGATGGTTGAACTTGATGATGCCCTAACATATGTGGAAACACCCAAAgaaatcctagaccgaaaggttaggaagacaagACATGGTGATACAACCTTGGTGAAATTGTTGTGGTCCAATCATCTTATGGAGGAGGCCACTTGGGAGGCCGAGGAGAACATCAAGGAGCAATACCCTCACTTTTTCGAGCAGGTATGATTCGGTTACGAGGttgtaaccatgtttctagagaGGTAGGGCGTACTACGCAAGTACCTTAAATAgagttttctttcttttctcttttcgtaTATGTAGATAACCGCCACCTAATGTCACCTTTGAGTCAACCCTAGTCTTATATTTACTCCGACTCGCCATAGTGcaccttggggggggggggggggggggggtatattCCATACCTAGTGTCgggagtgaacttcggggacgaagttcttttaagggggggtagattgtaatacctcgtatttattTAAGTATAGCTAGACCGAATAAAgaatccactcggccgagtgcagatccactcgaccgagtggaggacTGAGTACTCCAATACAGTAGGCTGAAAAGCCTGGAAAgtcggtcactcgaccgagtgaccaaccactcaaccgagtggagcctccactcgatcgagtggccttccactcgaccgagttccaGTCGAGTGAGTTTTATACGGCAAATGTTTGGTGAGATGTCGCTTTCATGACCCTATCATTTCAGATTTCATACaccaaaacccctctcaaacacTATTCACCACTCTCTAAACTTCACCAAGTTCTCTCTAAACTCTccaccatcaaatcctctcaagaaccctaatttctctaAAGGAGATTCTTGGCTCCTTAGTCTTTCTTCTTTGTTGTAAGTAGATCtacacttcctcttctcctctatTATGTTTTAATAACTCTATTTAGTTAGTAGGTTAATCCTTACTTAATAATGTTGTAAGAATTGAAAGGATTAAGTTAGTATGTTGTTATACTAGATCGTAGTGTTAATTATAATAACTAATATGTCtaggaagcttcattgaggagcatttctaggGATTAGCTTGTGGAATTATGAAGATAAActcaaggtagggtttccctaattAGCTATGGTGTTATGagtgtttaattgtgcatttgataccattaattacatttatctcatagtagttgcatt
The Silene latifolia isolate original U9 population chromosome 11, ASM4854445v1, whole genome shotgun sequence genome window above contains:
- the LOC141614153 gene encoding uncharacterized protein LOC141614153, whose product is MVDQVRLIREKIRAAQDRQKSYADLRRSDIEFAVGDKVLLKVSPMRRVMRFGKRGKMCQKFIGSYEIFDRVGEVAYLLTLPSALDRVHNVFHVSQLRKYISDHYHVLEAEMVELDDALTYVETPKEILDRKVRKTRHGDTTLVKLLWSNHLMEEATWEAEENIKEQYPHFFEQITAT